CACCTGTTGTCGCGCTTTTTGGCGTCCATGCCGGTTGATGCCTTAGTGCTGATAGCCCTTGATGATGTCGTCGGCGATCAACGCCAATGAAGTAGGGCTGGCGGCGGTGACGTACCAGGCCTCGGGGTCGACGAACACCACGCGGCCGTTTTTCCAGGCATTGGTCTGGCGCAGCAGGGGGTTGCCGAGGCTTTCTGCCGTCATCAGCGGGCGTTGTTCCATCACCGCCGTGCGGTCCACCACGTAGAGGATGTCGGGGTTGGACTGCTGGATGAACTCGCTGGAAATCGGCTGGCCATGCAGGCCGGTATCCATGCTCGCGCTGGCCGGTTTGACACCCAGGTCGTTGAAGATGAAGCCGTAGCGGGACTGCACGCCGAAGGCGCTGAAGGCGCCATTGTTGTGCAGCACCACCAGTGCCCGTTCGGGGCGGTCGCGGGTAACGGTGCGAGCCTGCTCGAGCTTGGCGTCCAGCTCGGCGGCTTTCTGCCGGGCCAGGGCCTGCTTGCCAAAGACTTCTCCAAGGGTGACCAGGTGCTGCTTGACCACATCGACATGCCCGGCTTCGCTGTCGCGGTAGTCCACATCGAAGTGCAGGGTCGGCGCCATTTCGCTCAACTCGTCATAGTGGCTGGCCTGCAGCGAGGTGATCAGAATCAGGTCAGGCCGCGCGGCATGCACCCGCTCCAGGTTGGGCTGCACGATCGAGCCGACATCCGCAGTCTGTGCGGCGTCCTTGTAGCGCGCCAGAAAATGCGGCACGAAGTCCTTGGGCATGCCCGCCACCGCAACGCCCAGCTGGTCGAGGAAGTCGACTTCGTTCATGTCCAGGGCTACCGCACGCTGCGGGGGCTGCGTGATCACAGTGCTGCCCA
The sequence above is drawn from the Pseudomonas putida genome and encodes:
- a CDS encoding siderophore ABC transporter substrate-binding protein; the protein is MNRKHPAIGWPLALVISATFALHGCNDPSATQPVTAKPAPRVGFASVTVQHQLGSTVITQPPQRAVALDMNEVDFLDQLGVAVAGMPKDFVPHFLARYKDAAQTADVGSIVQPNLERVHAARPDLILITSLQASHYDELSEMAPTLHFDVDYRDSEAGHVDVVKQHLVTLGEVFGKQALARQKAAELDAKLEQARTVTRDRPERALVVLHNNGAFSAFGVQSRYGFIFNDLGVKPASASMDTGLHGQPISSEFIQQSNPDILYVVDRTAVMEQRPLMTAESLGNPLLRQTNAWKNGRVVFVDPEAWYVTAASPTSLALIADDIIKGYQH